From the genome of Ovis aries strain OAR_USU_Benz2616 breed Rambouillet chromosome 5, ARS-UI_Ramb_v3.0, whole genome shotgun sequence:
GTGGTGGTGAGGATTCGATGAGGTGGTCGGATGAAGCACCTGGAAGAGCATCTGGCTTgcaataagtgctcaataaatgttactaggaattccatggtggtccagtggtgaggactccatgctagggttcagtccttggtcagagaactaatatCTCACAAGCCTCATGATAcggtcataaataaataaataaatgttacttaATTATTATCACTCAGAACCTAATTTTGCCCAGCCCTGGGACCgatcagggaaactgaggcacagagaagggcaGTAAATTTTGATCACGGCTTGGCCAGGGCTCGGAGTTCTGAGTCTATAGGCCCGACCCCTTCCCAGTGCCACCTGCTTCCCTGCACACGCACCCGCTGCCCATTTTCCAGAAGCTCATAGATGCTGTTGGTGTAAACCCGGCCCTTGATGCCAGCACGGTCGGCACTCTGCTGGGGTAGCTCGTGTAGGAAGCGAATGTTGGGGTCAACCACGCTCAGGTCGTCAGGCACCCCACAGTCCAACGGGAAGAGGATGTGCAGCCGGTGGCTCCCTGCAGCCTGTAGCGTGTTGTTGTGGAACTGATTGTAAATTTGGATCCGGGCCCGGAACCCTAGGGTGGAGAGGTCCAAGAAGTCATTTCCACTAACTCTTGTCTCCCAACCAACTCAGGAGAGAGATGCAGGCCCTTGTTGCCCTCACTGTGTGGGTGCAAGAGCCCTGGGGGGCCAGCCCACAGGCATTGCCTGGGGGGCCAGGAGAGGCAGAGCATTAGGCAATAATGCTTCACCTACTCCCACCACCCCTTTCTCCCCCTCACTTGACCTTTGTCCAGATTTCTGTTAGCCCCATTCCTTCCCACTACAGCTTTCAGGGCTCTGAGAGGCAGGCAGAGCCCTGGGAGTTGCCATGCCCAGCAACCCCAGGTGCACTGAGCCAGACCTCTAGCCGAAGCCCTACTGTCTAGCAAAGGCAGCCATGAGATGGGGGAGAACCACAGCCCTGGCCAGCAAGTCAGAAGAATGAGATGCGATTTGTAAGTTTCCAGTGGGGTAGTCAAAGGTCGAGGCTCTGGACAGACCTGTGTTCGAATCCTGCTTCCTCCCATAGCTAAggtgtgtgactttggacaagtcactttaTCTCTCAGAACATCTCTGATGTTCTTAACTCTAAAACAGGGGTGATGATTATCCTGTCCtcacagaagtgaaagtgaaagtcctagtctttgcgaccccatggactatagagtccatggaattctctaggccagaatactggagtgggtagcctttcccttctccaggggatgtgaATTAAAAGAGAACCTAAATGAAGGGCATACAGCTtgcagctaatatttattgcaaGAATCCATAGGTGACTTGGGACAAGTCCCTTAATGGATCTAAGCCCCGAATTTCTTCCTGCAAACCAGGCATAATAGTAATAGCTTTCAAGCCTATAAGATCACTTTTGGAATCATATGGTTTGTTAGACTGAAAATGCTTTGAAGGAAGCTCAACtctgtgttctgtgatgacctcgaCGGGTAGAAGGGGTGgcgtgggagggaggcccaagagggaggggatatatgtatacacatagctgatttaattcattgtacagcagacactaacacaacattgtaaagcaattataaccccaacagcaataaataaataaagctttggaaaaataaatagcaattgAGAACtcttggggaaagaaaaagaaaatgctttgaaaaatataGTAACTTCTGGAAACAAGGTTGCACGTCTTACTGTCTATCTTGTAATGGGGGCACAGAAGACAGCCCACCTGGCAGGATCAGCCGCAGGTATCCAATATAATATGACCAGGCCAGCCCATGAGCCACGTTGAAGTTCCTTTTTTCACAGATTGCAGAGACCTCTGCTGGGGCCAGGCCCTGTGGACAGCAGGGTGGGGCCGGAGGGCCTCCATGAAGGATAACGAGAGTGCTCCTCCCCCAAGATTTCCCAACCCCCTGCCAACTGGCTCCCTTCTCTGCCATTGCTGAACCCAGACCATTCTAGGCTCTAGTCCAAGAATCAGCTTCTAAACTGATCCCACTCCCAGTACTGAGCTCAGAGCAGGTCACAATAGCCGCATCTCCACCCGACCAGACTCTCCACCTTCCTGTGTGTGATACCTGGAGGCCCAGGAGGATGTTAAGTGCCTGTGAGAGGCCCAGGAGAGCAAGCATCCAAGTGAAGGGCAGGCCAGCCATGTTTGGGAGGGAGCAGTAGAAATAGCaggacagcagcagcagggccccgCAGCGCATGGAGGAGCACAGGCAGGCCCGCACAGCCCTCCAGTAGCTGCCGTGGTACCTGCAGGTGACATGCAAGTTCCAGACCCAGCCCAGCTCAGCCAGAGAGGGGCAGGAGGTACTTCAGGGAGTCACCTGGAGTGGACGTGGCGCAGCTCCTCGGCTAGACTGCAGATCCCCTTGATCAGCAGTCCCATCTGCTGGGAGGCCAGGTGGAGCACCAACCACTTGAGAGTGTAGTCTGGTGGCTCCCCCAGGCCCCAAAGGGCCACCAGACAGGCACTTAGCAGGACCAAGGCTGCCTTTTGGGCCCTGTGACCCCTGGGCTGTGGGATGGATGGATGCAGGCTGGAGTGAGGCATCTGTGGGTACCAAGAAATCCATGGTTGTGCTCCCCTCACTCTCCTACAGTTCCAGGACTGAGGCCCTGAGTGGGCACATTCCCCAGCTCTCCAGTTCCCTGGTGCCCAGCCATACCCAGAAAATGCTCCTGGAGACACCTCTAGGGGACAGGTTGAGCATACAGCATCCCAGAGCTCCAACCCAAAAAGATTTGTTGCAAACAGAGtaggtggagaaagaaatgcatgCACATAAACAAcattggacttaaaaaaaaaaaagaaagaaatgcatgcACACACGAGTTGGAGccaactcggggagatagtgaaggacaaggaagcctggcatgccatagtccatggggatgcaaagaattggacatgacttagcaactgaacaacacataCACACCTCACCGAGCCCCGGTGAGACCACAGGTGTGGTGAAAAAGAAGATAGCGACTACCCCAGACCCAGACCTGAAAGTGTCCTGTGAGGTGCCACTCACCAGGGGACCAGGGCttccctctcccacagtccaCCCCAGGGAGGACCTTAGGCAGCAAAGCTGTAAACCACAGTCCAGAGGGTGGAGGCACCCACCTCTGCTGCCTCTGTAGGGTCTTCAGCCTTAGAGCTCTGGCTGGCCAGCTCCTGATCTTACCTTCTACCTCTTAGACTGCAGGTTGTTTCTGGAAGATGACAGGAAGAGAAGGCCCAGCACAGGGGCTCCCAGCAACCAAGGGTGGCCTCTCAGGGTAGAGCCTGAAAAATGAAAGGTTAAAAACAACTGAAGCTTCCTCCACAGCACTCCAGCGCTGGCATCTCACCAGACCACAGCCTCACTGTGCTCACTGAGGAGGTTATTTCCTGCTCCCAGGGCGTCCTGGTCAGCCACGCCTGCCGTTCCATTGTCCACCCCTCAAACAGAGGGTGTTCAGAAACCCTCTCACACTCCTCACAGCCACGACCCTGAACACCAGCTGTCCCTCAAGCACCCCCAGTCAAATACACTCTACCAACACCCTCATGAGACTCACACACCCTCGCGAGACTTACACACCCAGCCAAGCATACACTCTGCACCATGCTGCCCTGCCTGGTGGTTTTATTCTGATTTGCAAATGCAGATCCTCTTTTTTTGAAGACTGTGACATCAGACTAGAGGCGGGGAAAATGAACAGTTATTTCCTGTAACAATAGCCTTCTAGTAAAAAGACTTAGTCGGAGCCAAAGGGCTGCTGAAGTGTGGGCTTTTGGCTCTCCATAGGAAGTATTATAGCAACACTTCTGACTTCCCAGAGAGAACCTCGTGCTTCCAGCTAAAAAGGCAGTCGCGTggataatgatagtaataatgataataataatactaattaaGTGCTTACTGTGCTCCAGACATTATGCCAGGTGTTACATATATTGTTTCACTTAGTCCACTCAGCCACCCTATCAGGAAGGTATAATACTATTCTCACGGACAATCTGAGCTTCAGTGAGGTGAATTAACTTGCCTCTGTCCCCCCCGCTAGTAAAGGAGGGAGTGGGGACATGAATCAGGTGGGTGACTTCAAAACCCAGCTGGTTCTGTGCTTTGATCCCCCAGAAAGGGGTGGAAGGACCAGGGTCAAATTTCATGCTTGCACTTTTCCGGAGGGTGGAGAGTGTTTCTGGCCATTTTCTGGCACACCAGTAAGCTGATCAGATTCGAGAAGAGGGCAGGCTCAGGAGTGGGGTTGGGACAGAAGCCACAGAGCAGAAGCGGTCCATATATGCCTAGGGCAGAGGGTACTCGCCTAGACCCTTCTCCACATCCCAACTAGACACAAGAAGACACACCACGTTCATAGATGCCACTGGCCTCTTGGGAGCAAGGAGGCTCCCAGAaaactctcatttttaaaaataattttctaagagTGGAGAAAATTCCCTGAACTTTCTCTCCCCTACAAAGTCTCACAAAAGGGGCCCCCTGTGGTGGACAAGGGCTCTGGTGCTTCAAAACCAAAGAAAGTCAAGGTTGTCAAAGAAAACTTCTGAGCAGAGTCCTCCCAGAGTGGGCAACTCCACAGCTG
Proteins encoded in this window:
- the STING1 gene encoding stimulator of interferon genes protein isoform X1 gives rise to the protein MPHSSLHPSIPQPRGHRAQKAALVLLSACLVALWGLGEPPDYTLKWLVLHLASQQMGLLIKGICSLAEELRHVHSRYHGSYWRAVRACLCSSMRCGALLLLSCYFYCSLPNMAGLPFTWMLALLGLSQALNILLGLQGLAPAEVSAICEKRNFNVAHGLAWSYYIGYLRLILPGFRARIQIYNQFHNNTLQAAGSHRLHILFPLDCGVPDDLSVVDPNIRFLHELPQQSADRAGIKGRVYTNSIYELLENGQRAGICVLEYATPLQTLFAMSQDGRAGFSREDRLEQAKLFCRTLEDILANAPESQNNCRLIVYQEPAEGSSFSLSQEILQHLRQEEREVTMGSMETSVIPASSALSQEPELLISGMEKPLPLRSDVF
- the STING1 gene encoding stimulator of interferon genes protein isoform X2 codes for the protein MPHSSLHPSIPQPRGHRAQKAALVLLSACLVALWGLGEPPDYTLKWLVLHLASQQMGLLIKGICSLAEELRHVHSRYHGSYWRAVRACLCSSMRCGALLLLSCYFYCSLPNMAGLPFTWMLALLGLSQALNILLGLQGLAPAEVSAICEKRNFNVAHGLAWSYYIGYLRLILPGFRARIQIYNQFHNNTLQAAGSHRLHILFPLDCGVPDDLSVVDPNIRFLHELPQQSADRAGIKGRVYTNSIYELLENGQRAGICVLEYATPLQTLFAMSQDGRAGFSREDRLEQAKLFCRTLEDILANAPESQNNCRLIVYQGTSTPSFPQMTSTELLFLSCFTTNWKVLDLGNVLR